From the genome of Brevibacterium sp. JSBI002, one region includes:
- a CDS encoding vitamin K epoxide reductase family protein: MNTTLTQSDDLESADTTSSWALRSVPFGIFLIIASAIGFLASFSLSAEKYEKLANPNVVLSCDLNPFFSCGSVMEHAEAELLGFPNQLVGVAAFIIPLLLGVLILSGTRLPRWVIVGLNIGLACGVALVMFLFYVSIYKIGVGCPWCIIVWTVTIPMFMAVTARNLLTGAFGRRAAENAVLRVLAKENIALSVLWMLIIFACIVVQFWAFFSNLL, from the coding sequence GTGAACACCACACTGACTCAATCCGATGATCTCGAGTCCGCCGATACCACCTCGTCGTGGGCGCTCAGATCGGTGCCGTTCGGGATCTTCCTCATCATCGCCTCTGCCATCGGCTTCCTCGCCTCGTTCTCCCTGTCGGCGGAGAAGTACGAGAAGCTGGCGAACCCGAACGTCGTCCTCTCGTGCGACCTCAACCCGTTCTTCTCGTGCGGTTCGGTCATGGAACACGCCGAGGCCGAGCTGCTGGGCTTCCCCAATCAGCTCGTGGGCGTGGCGGCCTTCATCATCCCGCTGCTGCTCGGCGTGCTCATCCTGTCCGGCACCCGGCTGCCCCGCTGGGTGATAGTGGGACTGAACATCGGACTGGCCTGCGGCGTGGCGTTGGTGATGTTCCTGTTCTACGTCTCGATCTACAAGATCGGAGTCGGCTGCCCGTGGTGCATCATCGTGTGGACCGTGACGATTCCGATGTTCATGGCCGTCACCGCCCGCAATCTGCTCACCGGCGCCTTCGGTCGGCGCGCCGCCGAAAACGCCGTGCTGAGGGTCCTGGCGAAGGAGAACATCGCCCTGTCGGTGCTGTGGATGCTCATCATCTTCGCCTGCATCGTCGTGCAGTTCTGGGCATTCTTCTCCAATCTTCTCTGA